One part of the Anaerofustis stercorihominis DSM 17244 genome encodes these proteins:
- the cls gene encoding cardiolipin synthase, which yields MKNKGNNRLGTIMRILFIAFLFLIQIAFMILLTYFLKNHAVIVYTFIEVLSVIVLMHLMAEERNSAYKMFWMTIVLLLPIVGHIMYDFWGKKHSNLRKHSLIQKQIDRVNYKQITDDEILYNMDNIDAQRLSSYLTNYHYPPYKNNITKFFFSGDTAYKNIKEDIRNAKKFIFISVYTVSKGKVLDEIYELLKEKAKEGVEVKIIYDDIGSILNIPKGLKEHLEEIGMEVTVFNEIHKNAFKQYYNYRSHQKIIVIDGNISYTGGFDLKDSFINLQENEIYNKDCAVRTEGESTWSFTLIFIGMWNAATDNKITEFEKYKNSYEMKCGIVCQPFADGPANYVHIAEDMYKYLISTARRTLYLTTPYLNPDDEMVDCLCLAAKSGVDIRIITPKVFDKKASKYLSEYNFGRLLKNGVRIYEYNKGLIRSKIILNEFASIVGTINMNFRSFYLHYECGNFIPDTEFTNELKYEIFELLKDCDEITFDEWIHRSKKTKVIQYVLNIFKSQL from the coding sequence ATGAAAAATAAAGGAAATAACCGTTTAGGTACCATAATGAGAATACTTTTCATAGCATTTTTATTTTTGATACAAATAGCATTTATGATACTGCTTACCTATTTTCTTAAAAACCATGCGGTAATAGTATATACATTTATTGAAGTGCTGAGCGTTATTGTACTGATGCACTTAATGGCGGAAGAAAGGAATTCGGCATATAAGATGTTTTGGATGACAATTGTCCTTCTTCTTCCCATAGTGGGACACATAATGTATGATTTCTGGGGTAAGAAGCACTCAAATTTAAGAAAGCATTCCCTTATTCAAAAGCAAATAGACAGGGTAAATTATAAACAGATAACAGACGATGAAATACTTTATAACATGGATAATATAGACGCTCAGAGACTGTCGTCATATCTGACCAACTATCACTATCCCCCATATAAAAACAATATCACTAAGTTCTTTTTTTCCGGGGATACAGCATATAAAAATATCAAAGAGGATATAAGAAACGCCAAAAAATTTATATTCATAAGCGTTTATACTGTATCCAAAGGGAAAGTATTGGATGAAATATATGAACTGTTAAAGGAAAAAGCAAAAGAAGGTGTCGAGGTAAAAATAATCTATGACGATATAGGTTCCATACTTAACATACCGAAGGGATTAAAGGAACATTTGGAAGAGATCGGAATGGAAGTTACTGTTTTTAATGAAATACACAAGAACGCATTTAAACAATATTACAACTACCGTTCTCATCAAAAAATAATAGTAATAGACGGTAATATTTCATATACGGGGGGCTTTGACTTAAAAGACAGTTTTATAAATCTACAGGAAAATGAAATTTATAATAAGGACTGTGCTGTAAGAACTGAAGGAGAAAGTACATGGAGTTTTACCCTTATATTCATAGGAATGTGGAATGCGGCAACCGACAATAAAATAACAGAATTCGAGAAATATAAAAATTCTTATGAAATGAAATGCGGTATTGTATGCCAGCCATTTGCCGATGGTCCCGCTAATTATGTCCATATCGCGGAAGATATGTATAAATATCTTATAAGCACCGCAAGAAGGACTTTATACCTCACTACCCCGTATTTAAATCCAGATGACGAAATGGTCGACTGCCTTTGTCTTGCGGCAAAGAGCGGAGTTGATATAAGGATAATAACTCCTAAAGTATTCGATAAGAAAGCATCTAAATATTTAAGCGAATATAACTTCGGCAGACTACTTAAAAACGGAGTTAGGATATACGAATACAATAAAGGTTTAATAAGAAGCAAAATAATTTTAAATGAGTTCGCAAGTATCGTAGGAACAATAAATATGAATTTCAGAAGCTTTTATCTTCACTATGAATGCGGGAATTTCATTCCCGATACGGAATTCACCAACGAACTAAAATATGAAATATTTGAACTTTTAAAGGACTGTGATGAAATAACTTTTGATGAGTGGATACATCGCTCCAAGAAAACCAAGGTCATTCAATATGTGTTAAATATCTTTAAATCTCAACTTTAA
- a CDS encoding BtrH N-terminal domain-containing protein, producing MKKIITGIKHHLDDYECMWNGIEDIYMNKTNEKIPDQFFFSMAGFCGFTYLQTNKSDIKRMVSFGEGRTKQMYKYLAPIVGFDYQFSECRTPETALTKAKREIDIGNPIVIGAFDMYYLEYLPKLYHKEHIPFHYFLMIGYDDKEEKIYLYDCGRKDIQELSYKNVLLGMNAEYPGLCKPNTICKITMNKPKDKKYIIKKCLEDKANLYINPPTNFMGVKGIKKLANELPKWEEEIGKKETRKVILNMINFLGSVPKTPNRLLGIDEPDDITYMCSRDKFGRVLDEIGNEYDNLYFKRSSGLFKESGKEFTELCDIFIDYILNDKDIFERASQIITKIGRIEYEAYTLIKQGLKEL from the coding sequence ATGAAGAAGATAATAACGGGGATAAAGCACCATTTGGACGATTATGAGTGCATGTGGAACGGTATCGAGGACATATACATGAACAAAACCAATGAAAAGATACCCGATCAGTTTTTCTTTTCCATGGCGGGATTTTGCGGGTTTACCTACCTTCAAACCAATAAATCGGACATAAAAAGGATGGTATCTTTCGGCGAAGGCAGGACAAAACAAATGTATAAATACCTTGCCCCGATAGTGGGGTTTGATTATCAATTCAGTGAATGCAGGACACCTGAGACGGCACTTACAAAGGCAAAGAGGGAAATAGACATCGGTAACCCCATTGTGATAGGGGCTTTTGACATGTACTACTTGGAATATCTTCCTAAACTTTATCACAAAGAGCACATACCTTTTCATTATTTTTTGATGATAGGATATGACGACAAAGAAGAAAAGATATATTTGTACGACTGCGGAAGGAAAGATATCCAGGAGTTATCATATAAAAATGTCCTGCTTGGAATGAACGCAGAGTATCCGGGACTATGTAAACCCAACACCATTTGCAAGATAACGATGAACAAACCGAAGGATAAAAAATATATTATAAAAAAATGTTTGGAAGATAAAGCAAATTTATACATAAATCCTCCGACAAATTTCATGGGAGTAAAAGGAATAAAGAAGTTAGCGAATGAACTGCCTAAATGGGAAGAAGAAATAGGTAAAAAAGAGACAAGAAAAGTGATTTTGAATATGATAAATTTCTTAGGAAGCGTGCCAAAGACACCAAACAGACTTCTCGGAATAGACGAACCCGATGACATAACATATATGTGCTCAAGGGATAAGTTTGGGAGAGTACTTGATGAAATCGGCAATGAATATGATAATTTATACTTTAAACGATCAAGCGGTTTATTTAAAGAAAGCGGAAAAGAGTTTACAGAATTATGTGATATTTTTATCGACTATATTTTGAACGATAAGGATATATTCGAAAGAGCAAGTCAAATCATAACAAAGATAGGACGTATCGAATATGAAGCATATACGCTTATAAAACAAGGATTAAAAGAACTGTAG
- a CDS encoding reverse transcriptase family protein, with product MEIQKSPLYKLSNKNYLKYLLKIPDKKFFKQSYITQLITPYIDNKNGKKRLIEVPDLELKKIQSRLKNILSLLQMPNYVFSGVKGRSYYDNAYLHKGNKYVCKIDLESFFPNISREKVYLFFLTYFKCSSDIAYILTNLTTVDLTRTKIKNNKKLEKFLEYKNIFCKNHLISGSPASQLLSYLVNKDMFDEIYNLANKNSINVSIYVDDIIFSSFNKISYDFIKQIKRIINKYNYNISNSKFKRYLNGYPKRITGVIIDKNGQLSIPNSLRLKIIKEFEYLKSHPNDSKSKIRLRGLILSSRQIEPNAFVGIYKYLKKF from the coding sequence ATGGAAATTCAAAAGTCACCTTTATATAAATTATCAAATAAAAATTATTTAAAATATCTTCTTAAAATTCCTGATAAAAAATTTTTCAAACAATCATATATCACTCAATTGATAACACCATATATAGATAATAAAAATGGTAAAAAAAGATTAATTGAGGTTCCCGATTTAGAATTAAAAAAAATACAATCTAGATTAAAAAATATACTCTCTCTATTACAAATGCCCAATTATGTTTTTTCTGGTGTAAAGGGTAGATCATATTATGATAATGCCTATTTACATAAGGGAAATAAATATGTTTGTAAAATAGATTTAGAATCATTTTTCCCTAATATATCAAGAGAAAAGGTTTATTTATTTTTTTTAACATATTTTAAGTGTTCTTCTGATATAGCGTATATATTAACAAATTTAACTACTGTTGATTTGACTAGAACAAAAATAAAAAATAATAAAAAATTAGAAAAGTTTTTAGAATATAAAAATATATTTTGTAAGAATCATCTTATTTCTGGCTCTCCTGCAAGTCAACTTTTATCTTATTTAGTTAATAAAGATATGTTTGATGAAATATATAATTTAGCTAATAAAAATTCAATAAATGTATCAATTTACGTAGATGATATTATTTTTTCTTCTTTTAATAAAATTTCATATGATTTTATTAAACAAATAAAAAGAATTATTAATAAGTATAATTATAATATATCAAATTCTAAATTTAAAAGATATTTAAATGGATATCCTAAACGTATAACTGGTGTAATAATAGATAAAAACGGACAATTATCAATACCTAATTCGCTTAGACTGAAAATAATTAAAGAGTTTGAATATTTAAAAAGTCATCCAAATGATAGCAAATCGAAAATAAGATTAAGAGGATTAATCTTATCATCAAGACAAATTGAGCCAAATGCTTTTGTAGGTATTTATAAATATTTAAAAAAATTTTAG
- a CDS encoding murein hydrolase activator EnvC family protein: protein MQSGRSKKNQRNRRTSYNSRSRNYNSYNRNKKAPVKKDRFLNVMIFVVILALSYVTLDMLDVSLPTSVTSKIDSVFSSDVFSFGKAKDKVVSFVNNTASVFNGGKSTAVSSSRGELKLEMPVSGEVITKFEDKTHPVFNTTVKPRGIEIQTEKSEEVFASASGKVTNVVSSSYGGSRVVFDVGNNTNVIYDGVKTTFVKVGDTVTSGNIIGSMDNNDSGDVLGLEVWVDNTAVDPLTYMDTKSDTNKTTDNNTKTE from the coding sequence ATGCAAAGCGGTAGAAGTAAAAAAAATCAAAGAAACAGAAGAACTTCTTATAACAGCAGAAGCAGGAATTATAATAGTTATAACAGGAACAAAAAGGCGCCTGTGAAGAAAGACAGGTTTTTGAATGTGATGATATTCGTAGTGATACTGGCGCTTTCTTATGTAACATTGGACATGTTAGATGTATCTCTTCCGACTTCCGTTACATCTAAGATAGACAGCGTATTCAGTAGTGATGTCTTTTCTTTCGGCAAGGCAAAGGACAAGGTCGTTTCTTTTGTAAATAACACTGCCAGCGTATTTAACGGAGGCAAAAGCACTGCGGTAAGTTCTTCGAGGGGTGAACTCAAATTGGAAATGCCGGTGAGCGGGGAAGTCATAACGAAATTTGAAGATAAGACTCACCCTGTCTTTAACACTACCGTAAAGCCAAGAGGTATCGAGATACAAACCGAAAAGAGCGAAGAAGTATTTGCTTCGGCAAGCGGTAAGGTAACAAACGTGGTATCCAGTTCTTACGGCGGGAGCAGGGTGGTTTTTGATGTGGGCAACAACACAAACGTGATTTACGACGGTGTCAAGACTACTTTTGTAAAGGTGGGGGATACGGTAACCAGCGGTAATATAATAGGTTCCATGGATAATAACGACAGCGGAGATGTTCTCGGGCTTGAGGTATGGGTGGATAATACTGCGGTAGACCCTCTTACATATATGGATACCAAATCGGACACGAACAAAACCACGGATAATAATACCAAAACAGAATAG
- a CDS encoding site-2 protease family protein, whose product MNKKFKSLLNKFTLTSLSVFALFIIYSQSGFVDFLIFVFSLFIHETAHLITARIFSVRVNNVSLLPFGAKISYVSHDMRPDKEFLLYFSGPLANFIFAGIIVFASFYIYIPSYDFFIFYNILIGLINLVPTIPLDASRCIFSLLQIKLSKPDAFKYVFIISFIVDLSLLFLGVYVLLLGSKNVLLILLSVFLFNNLKSEKDKQEYSYIKNNKVLNKDFLKI is encoded by the coding sequence ATGAACAAGAAGTTTAAATCCCTTTTAAATAAATTTACTTTGACGTCTTTAAGCGTTTTTGCGCTTTTTATAATATATTCTCAAAGCGGTTTCGTGGATTTTCTGATATTTGTTTTTTCACTGTTTATCCACGAGACCGCACATCTTATCACCGCAAGGATATTTTCCGTTAGGGTGAATAATGTCTCCCTTCTTCCTTTCGGCGCTAAAATTTCATATGTAAGTCATGATATGCGTCCCGATAAGGAATTTCTGTTATACTTCTCGGGACCTCTTGCCAATTTTATATTTGCGGGAATAATCGTCTTTGCAAGTTTTTATATTTATATCCCTTCATACGATTTTTTTATTTTTTATAATATATTAATAGGTCTTATTAATCTCGTTCCAACTATCCCTTTAGATGCTTCAAGGTGTATATTTTCACTGCTTCAGATAAAGCTCAGTAAACCCGATGCCTTTAAATACGTCTTTATAATAAGTTTTATAGTAGACCTTAGTTTGCTGTTCCTCGGAGTATATGTGCTCCTTCTCGGAAGTAAAAACGTACTTTTGATACTTCTTTCCGTCTTCTTATTCAATAATTTGAAAAGTGAAAAGGATAAGCAGGAATATTCTTACATAAAAAACAATAAAGTTTTAAATAAAGATTTCTTAAAGATATAA
- a CDS encoding deoxyguanosinetriphosphate triphosphohydrolase has translation MNIRKQKEREELNRLSEYAFKVIDTKGRKRSIIPCEIRTDFERDRDRIIHSKSFRRLKHKTQVFISPETDHNRTRLTHTLEVSQISRSIARALKVNEDLTEAIALGHDLGHTPFGHSGEQVLNEICPFEFRHNIQSVRVVERIENDGRGLNLTHEVIDGIKNHCHGFKPSTLEGEIVFFSDKIAYINHDIDDAVRFGVLKEKDIPGIFTEVLGNTNSQRINTMIMDIIKNSLHKDKIKMSDEIYKATMGLRKFLFENVYHSKMAIEEGNKGKAIVKRLYDYYTKHPEKMPTDFYKRVESDGLSRSVCDYVACMSDIFAINTYKELFIPSTIWGM, from the coding sequence ATGAACATAAGAAAACAAAAAGAACGGGAAGAACTTAATAGACTCAGCGAATATGCCTTTAAAGTCATCGATACAAAGGGAAGAAAACGAAGTATAATCCCCTGTGAAATAAGGACGGACTTCGAAAGGGACAGGGATAGGATAATACATAGTAAGTCTTTCAGGAGACTTAAACATAAGACGCAGGTATTCATCTCTCCCGAGACAGATCACAACAGGACAAGGCTTACTCATACTCTCGAGGTATCTCAGATATCCAGGAGTATCGCCAGGGCACTTAAAGTCAATGAAGACCTGACGGAAGCCATAGCTCTGGGACACGACCTTGGACATACTCCCTTCGGTCACAGCGGAGAACAGGTACTTAATGAGATATGTCCTTTTGAATTCAGACACAATATTCAAAGCGTAAGAGTGGTTGAGAGGATAGAAAACGACGGCAGAGGGCTCAATCTTACACATGAAGTGATTGACGGGATAAAGAACCACTGTCACGGTTTCAAGCCTTCTACCTTAGAAGGAGAGATAGTTTTCTTTTCAGATAAGATTGCTTATATAAATCACGATATAGATGATGCCGTTCGTTTCGGAGTACTCAAAGAGAAAGATATTCCCGGAATATTTACGGAAGTTCTCGGGAATACTAATTCACAGAGGATAAATACCATGATAATGGATATAATCAAAAACAGTTTACATAAAGATAAAATAAAAATGAGCGATGAAATCTATAAAGCGACAATGGGACTGAGAAAATTTTTGTTTGAAAATGTATATCATTCCAAAATGGCAATCGAAGAAGGGAATAAGGGTAAGGCTATAGTAAAACGGCTTTACGATTATTATACGAAGCATCCGGAAAAAATGCCGACTGATTTTTATAAAAGAGTAGAATCTGACGGACTGAGCAGGAGCGTATGCGACTACGTTGCATGTATGTCCGATATTTTTGCTATAAATACTTATAAGGAATTGTTTATTCCGAGTACTATTTGGGGAATGTAA
- the dnaG gene encoding DNA primase produces MKGYFKKDFIRRLVDDADIVGIINQYVPLQRSGTRYKARCPFHTEKTPSFVVTPEMGRYHCFGCNANGDVLDFLMEMNKLDFSGAVELLADMEGVNVQYEENGNYTRRSENAISYNEKQELYNCIKDSANYYYKNLMKSGVPLKYLLDRGLKKETIKKFGLGYSINEFDNLYNYLVKEKKYSVNTLIKAGLVRTNDKRGVYDYFRDRIMFPIQDVNGKLIAFGGRIFKNVKNAPKYLNSPETLVFKKNSTLYNLNNARKELSEKPLILVEGYMDVISLVNNGINNAVATLGTAFNINHAKLINRYTKNVVIMYDSDNAGLNATIKAGEILESANIYPKVVRLPKGDDPDSYILNNSIEKFNNLVENGVDSIEFRIKLLEDNHNLLDNWEKVDFIKKACVIIGKVDDDVRKEFYIKYLHERTKAEISTIEKEVNTNSFITPNHLEEGKKDDKEQNIRKHQIKQKIISAQEMILKYMIDNALDIDKIKEVNLDEDILVGDDYKKIYEKIVSCINLGKKVDFIELFDYNDILATTMSRIVSLDQNIDSDDLNQAKKTLMVNNINKKITKVKLAIRDIQESEDKEMLDVLIAEFYKLKSELLKAKNGGTLI; encoded by the coding sequence ATGAAGGGTTATTTTAAAAAAGATTTTATTCGCAGACTCGTAGACGATGCGGATATAGTAGGTATCATAAATCAGTACGTACCTCTTCAAAGGTCCGGTACGAGATATAAGGCGAGATGTCCTTTTCATACGGAAAAGACACCTTCTTTTGTGGTAACTCCCGAAATGGGCAGATATCACTGTTTTGGCTGCAATGCGAACGGTGATGTCCTCGATTTCCTCATGGAAATGAATAAGCTGGATTTCAGCGGAGCTGTGGAACTCCTTGCGGATATGGAAGGGGTAAATGTTCAGTACGAAGAAAACGGTAATTATACCAGAAGAAGCGAGAACGCAATAAGCTACAATGAAAAGCAGGAGCTTTATAACTGCATAAAAGACAGTGCGAATTATTATTATAAGAATTTGATGAAAAGCGGTGTGCCTCTAAAATATTTGCTCGACAGAGGACTGAAAAAAGAAACGATAAAGAAATTCGGTCTTGGATATTCCATAAACGAATTCGATAATTTATATAACTATCTTGTAAAAGAAAAGAAGTATTCAGTGAATACTCTTATAAAAGCAGGGCTGGTACGTACAAACGATAAGAGGGGAGTGTATGATTATTTCAGAGATAGGATAATGTTTCCCATACAGGACGTCAACGGGAAGCTGATAGCTTTCGGAGGAAGGATATTCAAGAATGTGAAGAATGCTCCGAAGTATTTGAATTCTCCCGAAACCTTGGTATTCAAGAAAAACTCTACATTATATAACTTGAATAATGCGAGGAAAGAACTCAGCGAAAAGCCTCTTATATTGGTTGAGGGATATATGGACGTTATATCTCTGGTGAATAACGGGATAAATAACGCCGTAGCCACTTTGGGAACTGCCTTTAACATCAACCATGCAAAGCTTATAAATCGCTATACAAAAAACGTAGTCATAATGTACGACTCCGATAACGCCGGTCTTAACGCGACGATAAAAGCCGGCGAGATCCTTGAGAGTGCCAATATTTATCCAAAAGTAGTAAGACTGCCGAAGGGAGATGACCCCGACAGCTACATATTAAATAATAGCATAGAGAAATTTAATAATTTGGTAGAAAATGGCGTAGACAGCATAGAGTTTAGAATAAAACTCCTTGAAGATAATCATAATCTTTTGGATAATTGGGAAAAAGTGGATTTTATAAAAAAAGCCTGCGTCATAATAGGAAAAGTAGATGATGATGTAAGAAAAGAATTTTATATCAAATATCTTCACGAGAGGACAAAAGCCGAAATATCAACCATAGAAAAGGAAGTGAATACAAACAGCTTCATAACGCCCAATCATTTGGAGGAGGGTAAAAAGGATGACAAAGAGCAGAATATAAGGAAACATCAGATAAAACAAAAAATCATAAGTGCTCAGGAGATGATACTGAAATATATGATAGACAATGCCCTCGATATCGATAAGATAAAAGAAGTAAATTTAGATGAAGATATATTGGTGGGTGATGATTATAAAAAAATATATGAAAAGATAGTTTCTTGTATAAACTTAGGAAAAAAGGTTGACTTTATAGAACTATTTGATTATAATGATATATTGGCTACAACTATGTCACGAATTGTGTCTTTGGACCAAAATATAGATAGTGATGATTTAAATCAGGCAAAGAAAACGCTGATGGTTAACAATATAAACAAAAAAATCACAAAGGTTAAGCTTGCCATAAGAGATATTCAGGAATCTGAAGATAAAGAAATGTTGGATGTTTTGATAGCCGAATTCTACAAACTGAAATCAGAGCTTTTGAAAGCCAAAAACGGAGGTACACTTATATAA